From a region of the Phaseolus vulgaris cultivar G19833 chromosome 6, P. vulgaris v2.0, whole genome shotgun sequence genome:
- the LOC137832833 gene encoding WAT1-related protein At1g68170-like, giving the protein MVEIKGVMNAMHELKPVLLMVLVQIAYSAVNVLFKLAINDGMSVKVATAYRLAFGSAFTVPLALISERNKRPKMTWRVLFMACLCGLFGGSLFQNLFYESLAITSATFASALYNLIPAITFVLAISCGFERLNLRAAAGRAKVLGTIIGIGGAMLLTFIKGAEINIWPFHINLMHPHQHQDSHVAQFHSDSSNKLLGALCSIASCFSFSLWLTIQAKMSKEYPCHYSSTALMSTAGAIQATAFGFCVERDLSQWKLGWNIRLLAVAYSGIVASGIVVIITAWCIQKRGPLFASVFNPLMLVLVAIAGSLMLNENLYVGSVVGAVLIVFGLYMVLWGKSKEMKNITQLVPSETIREAEAIEVVVVSTPMDHEKRDHKNRSQITDTTRNVDKDCEDLTKK; this is encoded by the exons ATGGTGGAAATAAAGGGAGTGATGAATGCAATGCATGAGCTGAAACCAGTGTTGTTGATGGTGTTAGTGCAAATTGCATACAGTGCTGTGAATGTGCTTTTCAAGCTCGCCATAAACGATGGAATGAGTGTAAAAGTTGCTACAGCATATCGTCTCGCTTTTGGATCTGCTTTCACTGTTCCTCTTGCTCTCATTTCTGAAAG GAACAAAAGACCAAAGATGACTTGGAGAGTGCTTTTCATGGCATGTCTTTGTGGATTATTCGG GGGAAGTttatttcaaaaccttttctATGAATCCTTGGCCATAACATCAGCAACGTTTGCCTCCGCTCTCTACAATCTCATTCCAGCTATCACCTTTGTATTGGCCATCTCCTGCGG TTTCGAAAGGTTGAATTTGAGGGCAGCCGCAGGAAGGGCCAAGGTGTTGGGAACTATAATTGGAATTGGTGGGGCAATGTTGTTGACTTTTATCAAAGGTGCAGAAATTAATATCTGGCCCTTCCACATCAACCTTATGCATCCACATCAGCACCAAGATAGCCACGTGGCACAGTTTCATTCTGACTCTAGCAATAAGTTGTTGGGGGCTCTCTGTTCCATAGCAAGCTGcttctctttttctctctggCTCACCATTCAG GCCAAGATGAGCAAAGAATACCCTTGTCACTATTCAAGCACGGCTCTGATGTCTACAGCAGGAGCAATACAAGCCACTGCTTTTGGTTTCTGTGTTGAGAGAGATCTGAGCCAATGGAAGTTGGGTTGGAATATTAGGTTACTTGCTGTGGCTTATTCG GGAATCGTGGCCTCTGGAATAGTAGTTATTATCACTGCATGGTGCATACAAAAGAGAGGGCCTCTCTTTGCGTCTGTTTTCAACCCCCTAATGCTTGTGCTTGTGGCTATTGCTGGTTCTTTGATGTTGAACGAGAACTTGTATGTAGGAAG TGTGGTTGGAGCAGTGCTGATAGTGTTTGGGTTGTACATGGTTCTGTGGGGTAAAAGTAAAGAGATGAAAAACATCACTCAGTTAGTTCCATCAGAGACCATTCGAGAAGCTGAAGCCATAGAAGTTGTTGTGGTGTCGACGCCAATGGATCATGAGAAACGTGACCACAAAAACCGAAGCCAAATCACTGATACTACAAGGAATGTGGACAAAGATTGTGAGGATTTGACCAAAAAATAA